Within the Bacillota bacterium genome, the region GCAAGCATGAGCACCTCGCCTGTCTTCCAGTCCTGCGTTATAACGGGGATAAGCTCGCCCTTTTTGAAAAATGCGTCAAGATCCATTTTTACCTCCTGACCGTAATGCCTTCGGCGGCAAGATAGTCTTTTACCTCTTTTATCGTAAGCTCTTTATAATGGAAGAGGGATGCCGCAAGCGCAGCGTCGGCGCGGCTCTGTTTGAACACGTCCGCAAAATGCGAAAGCTTTCCGGCGCCTCCCGATGCAATCACCGGAATTTCCACGCTGTCTGCAATAAGATTCAAAAGCTCTATATCATAACCGTTTTTTGTTCCGTCGGTGTCCATAGATGTGAGAAGTATCTCACCTGCGCCCAGCCTTTCGCCTTCTTTAGCCCATTCAACAGCGTCAAGACCTGTATCGATGCGTCCGCCGTTTATAACGACGTTAAAACCGCCGTTTTTATTTCTTCTTGCGTCGATTGCAAGAACTATGCACTGATTTCCGAACCTGTCTGCCGCGTTTTTGATAAGCATTTTATTACGCACCGCCGCAGAGTTCAGCGAAATTTTATCTGCCCCAGCACGCAGGATCTCTTTTATATGTTCAACTGTCCTGATTCCACCGCCGACTGTAAGGGGCATGAAAACCTCAGAGGCCGTGCGTCTTACGACGTCTATCATAGTGTTGCGCCCCTCGTGCGTTGCGGTGATGTCAAGGAAAACGATCTCGTCGGCGCCCTGCTCATTATAGAATTTTGCGATCTCCACAGGGTCTCCGACGTCTTTTATATTTACAAAGTTGATTCCCTTTACAACCCTTCCCCCATCAACGTCAAGACAAGGAATTATGCGTTTTGCAAGCATTCTAATCCTCCTTTGAAAGGCGGATGGCCTCTTTTAAGTCAAGCGTGCCGCTGTAAATGGATTTTCCGCATATCGCCCCGTAAAGCCCTAGCTTTTTAAGGGCTGAGATATCGTTAATGTCTTTTATTCCGCCGCTTGCGGTAATGTCACATGGGACAGACTTTGCAAGTTCTAACAGCGCATTTAAATTAGGACCGTTTAAAGTTCCGTCACGGCTTATATCAGTGAAAATGATGTTTGAAACGCCGATTTCAGCCATCATTTTCGCAAACTCGATATAGTTCACAGAAGATGTTTGAAGCCAGCCTTCTGTGCTCACAAAGCCGTTTTTGGCGTCAATGCCGACGGATATCTTTTTGCCGTATTTGACAATAGCTTCTTTTACCATATCGGGGTTCTGAAGCGCCGCCGAACCAAGGATAACACGTGAAACGCCGTTTTCTATATAAAAATCGACAGTTTCAGCCGTGCGTATCCCGCCGCCGACTTCTACAGGTATCGAAATCGCCTTTGCAACCTTTGTGATTAGTTCGTGGTTTACGGGTTTTCCGTCTTTTGCGCCGTCAAGATCGACCATATGGAGGTACTCAGCGCCGCTTTTCTCAAACTGTTTGGCGG harbors:
- the hisF gene encoding imidazole glycerol phosphate synthase subunit HisF, whose amino-acid sequence is MLAKRIIPCLDVDGGRVVKGINFVNIKDVGDPVEIAKFYNEQGADEIVFLDITATHEGRNTMIDVVRRTASEVFMPLTVGGGIRTVEHIKEILRAGADKISLNSAAVRNKMLIKNAADRFGNQCIVLAIDARRNKNGGFNVVINGGRIDTGLDAVEWAKEGERLGAGEILLTSMDTDGTKNGYDIELLNLIADSVEIPVIASGGAGKLSHFADVFKQSRADAALAASLFHYKELTIKEVKDYLAAEGITVRR
- the hisA gene encoding 1-(5-phosphoribosyl)-5-[(5-phosphoribosylamino)methylideneamino]imidazole-4-carboxamide isomerase → MIIIPAIDIKNGECVRLVQGSFETAHKVAQDALETAKQFEKSGAEYLHMVDLDGAKDGKPVNHELITKVAKAISIPVEVGGGIRTAETVDFYIENGVSRVILGSAALQNPDMVKEAIVKYGKKISVGIDAKNGFVSTEGWLQTSSVNYIEFAKMMAEIGVSNIIFTDISRDGTLNGPNLNALLELAKSVPCDITASGGIKDINDISALKKLGLYGAICGKSIYSGTLDLKEAIRLSKED